The Streptomyces sp. A2-16 sequence GGACGTCATGGACCCCGACAAGTGCGTCGACTTCGCCGTCCAGCCGAACCCGCTGGGCCCGTGGGTCCCCTCCCGCAAGGGCTTCTACCGGGTCTTCAAGCCCCTGCACCGCCCCATCGGGCAGGAGAGGGACAAGGAGGGCCGTCTCGTCGGGCACGAGTACCTGGCCGACACGGTCCTGCGCCGCCGCGCGGGCGACCCCCGCTACCGCCCGCCGGCCCTCGAGACGTACCTGGAGGACGTCGGGGAACGGTTCGTCAGGACGGTCCCCCTCGCCTTCACCGAGGAGCCGGTCGGTACTCCGTAGGGTCCGCGGAGCTCACCCCGCCGGGCCGACGGGCCGCACGCCTCTCCAGCACGTGGAGCGTCAGGGTCACCGCGAGCGACGCGATCGCCATCAGGGTCATCGCGGTGGCCGGGGAGGTGAGTTGGGCCAGGGAGCCGGCGAGGAGCGCGCCGATGCCCTGGAGGGCCACCATGCCGGTGGTGTGGAGACCCAGCGCCTGGCCCGCGAGTTCGTCGGGGGTCAGGGCCATCAGGCGTTCCTGGAGGACCAGCGAGGCGGCGAAGCCCACCGAGGCCACCGTGGCGGCCAGGACCGACAGGGGCACCGACGGCCGTAGGAAGAAGAACAGGTACGGCACCGCCAGCAGCAGGCGCAGCGGGGTCGCGAGACGGGGGCGCAGGGCGGGCGGCACCAGGCGGCCGACCGCCAGGTCGCCCAGGAACATGCCCAGCGCCCCGCAGGCGTACATCGTGCCGGCGGCCGCGGGGGCGTAGGAGACATAGAGCGAATCGCCGCCCACCACCAGGCCGTTGGGGACCCACAGGCCGAGGAACACCAGACGGCGGGGGCGGGAGGACCACAGGAGGGCGTTGGTGGCCCAGGTCGCGGAGAAGGAGGGGCGGCCTGCGGAGCGCGGCGGGCGGGCTGTGAGGCCGAGGCGGGTGACGAGGGCCGACAGCACGTACATCGCCGTCGCGAGGAGCAGACACGTCCGTGGGGACAGGAGCGCCAGCAGAGCGCCGCCGGCCGCGAACCCGGTGATCTGGACCAGGCCCCAGAGCATGTTGAAGACCGAACGGCCCAGGACGTAGCCGTCCTTGGGCAGGATCTCGTTCATCAGGCCGCCGCGCACTCCCCCGCCCAGCGACGCGACCAGGCCCTGCAGGAGCAGGACGACGAAGACCGCCCCGACCGGCAGACCGGGCAGCGCCAGCACCGCCGTACCCGCCGCGAAGGCGAGGGAGATGACGGTCAGGAGGGCACGCGGGGGCAGCCGGTCGGCACCCGAGAGCAGGAACGCGGCCCCCAGCAGCTGCGCTAGCTGCGGTCCGAACATGCTCACCGCCGACAGGAGCGGGGAGCCGGTGGCCCGGTAGACCAGCGTGGCCAGGGCCAGGCCGCCGATCGTCTGGGCCGCCGCGTGGGCGGCGAAGGAGAGCAGGAACGGGGTGAACTCCGGGATGCGGAACAGGGTTCGATAGCTGCGCATGCGCAGGAGTCTGAGAGCGCTCCGCACGTGACGGTTATTGTTTCGCGCGTCCGCGAAAGCTCCGGGGGTGCGCATGGGTTGGTGGCAGCTGAGCGCCGACACCCTCGTCCGCAGCCGGTTCGTGGTCTGCCCGTTCACCGAGACCTTCGCGACCCTGCGACTGCTGCACACCGGCACCGCCGCGCATCCCGGCGAGGAGGCCTGGCTGCGCGCCCACCTGCCCGGCTACCGCGCGCTCCTCGCGGCCGACCCGGTGACCGCGCTGCTCGTGCGCTCCGGGATGGGCACGTCCTGGATCGCCGACTTCCTCGCGCCCCTGCCGCGTGACGGCACACCCCTGGAGGAGACGCTCGCGCGGATCCGGGCGACCGACCCCGCCGAGGCCCGCGCCGACGTCCGGGTCTCCCTGCGCGGCCCGCTCCCGGCCGCCCTGGAGCGGGACGACCTCCCGGAGCGCGCCGCCGCGCTCCTCGCCCACGTCTGGACGCGGACCGTGGAGCCGTACTGGGACCGCCGGCGGCGCATCCTGGAGGCGGACGTGGTGGCCCGGACCGCGCAGGTGAGCCGGGGCGGCTGGGCGGCCGTCATCGACTCCCTGCTGCCGGGCCAGACGCGCTGGCTCGGCGACAACCGGCTCCAGGTGAACCGGCACGAGCGCCCGCCCCGCGACATCCGCGGCGCCGAACTCGTCTTCCTGCCGGTCACGCCGGGGCGCGGCTGGGCGACGTGGGAGGAGCCGGGCCGGTACGCCATCGTCTACGGCTGTGCGGGCGCCCTCGCCGACCCGGGTGCCCGGAGCGTGCCCGCGAGCCTCGGCACGCTGCTCGGCACCGGGCGGGCCAAGGTGTTCGTCCTGCTGGACTCCCCGCTGAGCACCAGCCAGCTGGTCGCCGTGACCGGGCAGGGCCTGGGGTCGGTGGGGCGGCATCTGCGGGTGCTGCTGGACGCGGGGCTGGTGGAGCGGCGGCGGGCGGGGCGGTCGGTGCTGTATGTGCGGACGGCGGCCGGCCAGGTGCTCATGGAGGCATCGGGGGCCGGGGCCGGGGATTCACCGAGCGGAGTTAGCATCCGCTCATGACGACTACAGATGCTTCCTCTCCCCTGGCCGTCGAGATCGGGGCCCTCACGGGCGGTTCCGCCGAGCTCGCCCAGTACGCCGGCAAGGCGGTCCTGATCGTGAACGTGGCTTCCAAGTGCGGGCTGACCCCGCAGTACAACGGGCTGGAGAAGCTCCAGGAGCGGTACGCGGAGCGGGGCTTCACGGTGCTCGGCGTGCCCTGCAACCAGTTCCTCGGGCAGGAGCCCGGCAGCGCCGAGGAGATCGCGGAGTTCTGCTCGGCGACGTACGGCGTGACCTTCCCGCTGACCGAGAAGGTCGAGGTGAACGGGGAGGGCCGGCACGCGCTGTACGAGCGGTTGGTGGACTTCGCCGACGCGGAGGGGCACGCCGGGGACATCCGCTGGAATTTCGAGAAGTTCCTGATCGGCCGGGACGGGAAGATCGTCGCCCGCTTCTCGCCGCAGACCGAGCCGGAGTCCGACGAGGTCGTGACGGCCGTGGAGAGCGCCCTGGGCTAGGCCGTCGGTCGAGTGCGGGCCGGTGGGGGCTGGTCGCGCAGTTCCCCGCGCCGCTGAGTGGGTGCGGTGGAAACGCGCCTGGCCATACCCGCCTTCCCACGCCCAAAAGCGCCGCAGGCCCCCTCGGCAAGGACGGCGATCTGGTCGAGAGGGCTCTGTGGTGGTGCTTGTGCAGTTGTAGTGGTGTGGCGTGGTCTCACACCTTGACCGAGGTCACGAAGGCGCTCCACGCCTCGGCGGGGAAGGCCAGCTTGGGACCGTCGGGAATCTTGGTGTCGCCGAGTTCGAGTGCCTCCTCTTCGGTCGACCTCACCATCAGGCACGCCCCGTTGGCGTTGGTGTAGGTGGAGGTCGTCCATGTGTCGAGGTTGCCCAGACGAATTGCCATATTCGCTCCGTAGCCAGATGCGCAGTGTTCGGATTACGCCAACCTTTACTGATCGTTGGCGTGATCGACGCTACTCGCCGACTTCCTCTTTCGGAGCAGTCATTCACTCTTATGGCGGCATATTCCAAGGGACTCTTCCAGACGGACGTGTCCGGGGTGTACTATCCGGCCCGCCCTGTCGGGAAGAGGCTCAGAAGCGGTTCAACGGGCGTACTCCCGGGCGTACTCCTTGGCGATGTCCTCGATCAGCTGACGCGACTGGTCGACGTTGAGCGCCTGCGCCCTCAAGTGCTCGTACATCACGGTGTACTTCTGCACGTCGTGCGCCTTCTCCAGGTACAGGTCGCTGGTGACGCCCTCGATGTAGACGACGCTGGAGTCGGCCGCGTCCGAGAACTCCAGGATGGAGTACTGCCCGCTGAGCCCGGGGTGGGCGCCGACGTCGAACGGCAGTACCTGCACGGTGATATGGGGCTGCTGGGACATCTCCACGAGGTACTCCAGCTGCTCGCGCATCACCTGCCGGTTGCCCACGACGCGGCGCAGGGCCGCCTCGTCCAGAACCACCCACAGGCGCAGCGGCTCCCGTTCGGCCGCGACCCGGCTCTGCCGGCGCAGCCGCACCTCCACACGCTTGTCGTTCTCCGTCTCCGTCGCCTCCGGCGCGCCGCCGCGCACGATGGCCTCGGCGTACGGCCGGGTCTGCAACAGGCCGGTGATGATCTGGGGTTCGTACACCCGCAGCGACTCGGCGTCGGTCTCCAGACCGATGTAGACGCTGTACGGGATGTCCCCGAAGGCATGCCACCAGCCTTGCTGGCGCGAGTCCTTGGCCATCTGCATCAGGGAGTCGACGATGCGCTGGTCCTCGACCTCGTACACGCCGCACAGGTCGCGGACGTCGCGCTGGCTGATGCTGCGCCGGCCGTTCTCCAGCCGGCTGATCTTCGACTGCGACACGAGCAGCCGCTCCGCCACCTCTTCGGCCGTCATGCCCTTGAGCTCGCGGAGCCTGCGCAGCTCCTGGCCCAGCCGGCGTCGCCTGACGGTGGGATTGACATTGGACGCCACGGGACGTGCACCTCCGGCTGCGTGCCTCGTTCTTGACTTTGCGTATCTGCTGTTGAGCAGACTGCCACCAAGGTGCTTATTACCGCTGGGAAACGGTGTATATGCGCCGCGTGCACATCGGTCGGGCCGGCAACTCGGCCTCCCGGGCCCGGACATGCGGCCGCGCGGGGCGCCGGAACCATGCGACGCCCGATGTACGGACGTCGCGGTTCCGTCACCCCGCGCGGCCAGCGGCTCCCGAACCGGTCTCTGGGGACTGACGGTGCGGCGGCTCAGTGGTGCGGGTGGTGCGGTCGTGCGGGTGGTGCGGTCGTGCGGGTGGTGCGGTCGTGCTGTCGGCGGTGCGTGCCGTGGGACTGCGGCTCAGTGAGCCACGGCGCGCGCCATCGGTCCTCGGCGCGGTTGCATCGGAACGCCGCGGGCGGGTTCCGGCGCGGGCCTGGCTCCGGGGGCGGCCTGACGGCCGGCCGGTGCCGGGCTACGACGTGGCTGTGCTGCCACACCGTTCTGGACGTCCATCACGGCGTGCGCCACGAGTCCGCCCATCGGGTCGTGCCTGATGAGGTCCCGCAGCCGGGAGCGCGAGGAACGGCCCTCGTTGCCCGGATACAGGTGCTTGCCGAGGCCGACCGCGTGTGCCAGGGCGGCGAGCGCCGCGGTCCGCGGGTCCGGCGGTACGCCGGTGCGGATCGCCGAGTCCAGTCGGGACCTGATCTCCCGGCTGATCTCGTTGTCGGTCGCCTGGTAACGGGTCGTCGGCAGCACTCCGCACATCTGACCCGCCACGGCATGCACCATGCCGCACCGCTCCAGATGCGAGAGGTAGGTCTGGCGGAGCCCAAGGCGCGGCCCGCCGATCCAGTTCACTGCCCGCACGGGAGCGCCACGCCTTCGCAGCAACTCCAACGCGCAGTCCAAAGTCGGATCTCCAGTCGGCCGTGGGGCTACCACGGCGATACGATCCCCGTCTGGGGCTATCCGTCCGGCCAGCGCCAGCTCCACTAGCTGTGCTCCGGCCAGACCGAGGTCGAGCGACTGCGGCTGTGCGGTGGTACCCGTGGCCGGGTCCAACGCCAGCAGCAGAAGCTCCTCCGGAAGTGTTCTGCGGCTCCTGCCCATCCATGCCTCCCCGCGTGGATGAAAGACAGGGTGACCCCTCTCACATTGGTCTGTCGAGGGTGCGTGACCTGTTTGTAGTGGAACCGGTAGGTATGTCGTTCTCGTCTACCGCTTGGGGCAAGGCCGCACACAGGACACTGGTACATGGTTCGGACAGCGGGGTGCGGCGGCTGCCCGGGCGGCGGTTCAACGGTTCGGCAGACGCAGGGTGACGGAATCCCGATCACCCGCGACACATGGAGGAGGCATCGGTGGCGGGCGAGTCCCCCGACAGGTCGAAGCAGCGCGAGTCGTCGGCAGAACCGACGTCGGGGAGCGGGAGTCCGGTTCCCGAGGCGAGGAGTTCCGCCCGCGATCCCCGGCTCGCGGTGGCACGGGAGTCGATCTCCCTCGGAGGCCTCGACACGGCCACGAGGGTCTTCTCGGTGCGCGACCTCCCGAAGACCCCCGAGACCCCCGAGAACGCCGACGAGAGCCCCGCAGAGGCAGGAGCGGCCGGTTCCGGGACATCGGACCCCGAGGACGCACCCGCGGCCACGGAGAAGCGCCCTGAGGACGCCGCCGGCCCGGAGCCCGCGGACGAGCCCGGCACGGCCGAGGTCTCGGACGACGCCGAGGGCGACTCCGGCGACGCCTGCACGGTCGAGGGCTCCGGTGAGGCCGACAGCGGCTCCGAGGACACCGGCACGGCCGAGGGTTCGGACGACTCCGAGGGCGACTCCGCTGACGCCGACGGCTCCGGCGAGCGGGACGAGTCGGCCGCGGAGCGTGACGCGCGGCTGCGGGACGTGGTGGCGGCCTGGGTGTCCAAGGGGGACGCGAGCCGGGCCGATTCCGAGGACGGTCCCGGCAAGGCGGAGCCCGCGGAGCAGCCCGAGGACAAGGGCACCGAGCCCGCCGACGAGACCCCCGAGGACGAGCCCGTCCGGGACACCGAGGCGAAGACCGACCCGGAGACCGACCCGGAGCCCGACAGCGAACCGGCACCGGCCACCGACGCCGCCGAGACGGCCGTAGCCGAAGAGGCCCCCCGTCCCGACACCACCGACCCCGACACCCCAGGGGCGCGGGGAACTGCGCGACCCGCCCCCACCGACCCGCGGACGGACGACGAGCCCGACGAGGCTCCCGAGGACGCCGTGCCCGGGAAGGCTCCCGAAGACGCCGTGCCCGAGGACGCGGACGTCGATGACGCGCCCCCCGTCGACCAGCCCACCGCCGTCTTCAAGGCCCCCCGGCCCCCCGTGGACCAGCCCACCACCATGCTGAAGCTCGGCAAGGCCGCGGAGTCGAAGCCGGCGGAACCCGCGGAAGCGAAGCCCGCGGAAGCGAAGCCCGCGACGCGCAAGCCGGAGGCCGAGGCCGAGCGGACGAGCAGGTTCGTCGCGCTGAAGGCCCTCGACGAGCCCCGCGAGTCGCGGCCGAAGGCCGACGTGACCGCCGCCGTCCCCCAGGTCGGCCCGGAGCGCACCACGCAGCAGCCCCTGCCGCCGAAGCCGCCCCTGGACCTGCTCGCGGAGCTCACCAACACTCCGCCGCCCCCGCCCAGCCCGCTGCGCACCTTCGGCCGCCGGGTCAAGATCTGGACCCCGCTCCTCATCCTGCTGGTCGTCGTGTTTGCGATCGTGCAGGCCCTGCGCCCGCTGCCGGAGCCCACCCTCAGCCTGACCGCCAAGGACTCCTACACCTTCGACGGCAGCAAGGCGGCCCTCCCGTGGCCCGAGCAGGGCCAGGGCTGGATGGACGTCGAAGGCGTCGGCACCATGGGCGACTTCGGCAAGCAGACCCCCGTCGCGATCGGCTCCGTGGCCAAGGCCATGACCGCCTACATCGTCCTGAAGGACCACCCCCTCAAGTCCGGCGAGGAGGGCGCGAAGATCACCGTCGACGCGCTCGCCGAGAAGGAGGCCGGCTACAACAAGCAGGGCGAGTCCACCCTCACCACCGTCAAGCAGGGCGACGTCCTCACCCAGAGGCAGGCGATCGCGGCGATCATGATCCCGTCCGCCAACAACATCGCCCGGCTGCTCGCCCGCTGGGACGCCGGTTCCGAGGCGGCGTTCATCAAGAAGATGAACGACACCGCCAAGGAACTCGGCATGAAGAACACGAAGTACACCGACGCCTCGGGCCTGAAGGAGAGCACCGTCTCCACCGCCGAGGACCAGGTGAAACTGGGCAACGAGCTCGTCAAGATCCCGGCGCTGATGGAGATCACGTCCATGGGCCAGTGGATCGATCCGTCCGGACAGAAGTGGTACAACTACAACTATCTGGTCCCCTACAACGGTGCCATCGGCATCAAGACCGGCACCACCACCGCGGCCGGCGGCAATCTCCTCTTCGCCGCCCGCAAGGAGGTGGGCGGCGAGACCGTCACCCTGGTCGGCGCGATCCTCGGCCAGCACAAGTCGCCGATCATCAAGACCGTCAATGACGTCAGCCGGGTCGCCATGCTCGCGGCCCAGGACGAGCTGACCTCGGCGAAGATCCTGAAGAAGGGCGATGTCGTCGGATACGTGGACGACGGCCTCGGCGGCCACACCCCCGTCGTGCTGACCAAGGACGTCACCGCCGTCGGCTGGGCCGGCTTCGAGGTGAAGCTGTCCTTCGCCGCCGACGACGTACCGCACACCGCGAAGGCCGGCACCAAGGTCGGCACCCTCACCGTCGGAGACGGCGAGGGCGGCGCGGTCAAGGTCCCGGTAACCCTCCAGAAGGATCTGGCCGAACCGGGTCTGACCGACAAGCTGACCCGCCTCGGCTGATCCGGAAACGGCACGGACGCCTCACGCGGCCCGCCGCCCGGACCCCGCCCGGGGTTCCGGACGGCGGGCCGCGTGCTAGCGTCACGAACCGGGGCAGGTCGACGCTGGGGCGCGGCCGAGAAAAGAAGACGGGACACCACGGGGAGTGCCTTCAGGTGGCCACTGCGGAGCCGACACGCGCCGACGAGACCGACCCGGGCCCGGGTACCGGCCCGCGAATACGCGTGCCCGCGGAACCCGGGAGCGAGAACGGCGGTCCCCCGAGCGGCCTCAGGGCCAGGACCTGGGCCGCCCTCCTCGCGCTGCGTGAGCGGCTGCTGCGCCACCCCGTCCTCTCCATGACCGCGCTCTCCGGCGCCCTGCACATCGTCTGGTTCTTCACGTTCGCGAACAGTGGCGGGGACCTCGCGGCGCAGGACGCGTGGGCCGAGTTCGTCGGCCGGCACCCGGACTCCGCGTACAACCTGGCGTGGTACGGCGGCATGCATCCGGTGTCGTACAGCATCGTCTCGCCGTATCTGATGTCGGTCCTCGGCGTCCGTACGACGATGATGCTGGCCGGCACCGTCTCGGCCGGGCTGCTGACGCTGATCCTCATCCGCAGCCGGTCGGTGAAGAACCCGCTGTGGGCCTCGCTGGCGGGCGTGTACGCCTTTCTGTGCAACGCGGCCTCGGGCCGGGTGACCTTCGGCCTCGGCACGGTCTTCGCGCTCGGCGCGGTCGCCGTCGTCTTCTGCTGGCCGCACCGCTGGCGCTACAAACGCTGGGCGAAGGCCCTGTGCGCGGCCCCGCTCGCCGCGC is a genomic window containing:
- a CDS encoding MFS transporter, whose amino-acid sequence is MRSYRTLFRIPEFTPFLLSFAAHAAAQTIGGLALATLVYRATGSPLLSAVSMFGPQLAQLLGAAFLLSGADRLPPRALLTVISLAFAAGTAVLALPGLPVGAVFVVLLLQGLVASLGGGVRGGLMNEILPKDGYVLGRSVFNMLWGLVQITGFAAGGALLALLSPRTCLLLATAMYVLSALVTRLGLTARPPRSAGRPSFSATWATNALLWSSRPRRLVFLGLWVPNGLVVGGDSLYVSYAPAAAGTMYACGALGMFLGDLAVGRLVPPALRPRLATPLRLLLAVPYLFFFLRPSVPLSVLAATVASVGFAASLVLQERLMALTPDELAGQALGLHTTGMVALQGIGALLAGSLAQLTSPATAMTLMAIASLAVTLTLHVLERRAARRPGGVSSADPTEYRPAPR
- a CDS encoding helix-turn-helix domain-containing protein, encoding MGWWQLSADTLVRSRFVVCPFTETFATLRLLHTGTAAHPGEEAWLRAHLPGYRALLAADPVTALLVRSGMGTSWIADFLAPLPRDGTPLEETLARIRATDPAEARADVRVSLRGPLPAALERDDLPERAAALLAHVWTRTVEPYWDRRRRILEADVVARTAQVSRGGWAAVIDSLLPGQTRWLGDNRLQVNRHERPPRDIRGAELVFLPVTPGRGWATWEEPGRYAIVYGCAGALADPGARSVPASLGTLLGTGRAKVFVLLDSPLSTSQLVAVTGQGLGSVGRHLRVLLDAGLVERRRAGRSVLYVRTAAGQVLMEASGAGAGDSPSGVSIRS
- a CDS encoding glutathione peroxidase, with protein sequence MTTTDASSPLAVEIGALTGGSAELAQYAGKAVLIVNVASKCGLTPQYNGLEKLQERYAERGFTVLGVPCNQFLGQEPGSAEEIAEFCSATYGVTFPLTEKVEVNGEGRHALYERLVDFADAEGHAGDIRWNFEKFLIGRDGKIVARFSPQTEPESDEVVTAVESALG
- a CDS encoding DUF397 domain-containing protein — translated: MAIRLGNLDTWTTSTYTNANGACLMVRSTEEEALELGDTKIPDGPKLAFPAEAWSAFVTSVKV
- a CDS encoding helix-turn-helix transcriptional regulator; translation: MASNVNPTVRRRRLGQELRRLRELKGMTAEEVAERLLVSQSKISRLENGRRSISQRDVRDLCGVYEVEDQRIVDSLMQMAKDSRQQGWWHAFGDIPYSVYIGLETDAESLRVYEPQIITGLLQTRPYAEAIVRGGAPEATETENDKRVEVRLRRQSRVAAEREPLRLWVVLDEAALRRVVGNRQVMREQLEYLVEMSQQPHITVQVLPFDVGAHPGLSGQYSILEFSDAADSSVVYIEGVTSDLYLEKAHDVQKYTVMYEHLRAQALNVDQSRQLIEDIAKEYAREYAR
- a CDS encoding GPP34 family phosphoprotein — translated: MGRSRRTLPEELLLLALDPATGTTAQPQSLDLGLAGAQLVELALAGRIAPDGDRIAVVAPRPTGDPTLDCALELLRRRGAPVRAVNWIGGPRLGLRQTYLSHLERCGMVHAVAGQMCGVLPTTRYQATDNEISREIRSRLDSAIRTGVPPDPRTAALAALAHAVGLGKHLYPGNEGRSSRSRLRDLIRHDPMGGLVAHAVMDVQNGVAAQPRRSPAPAGRQAAPGARPAPEPARGVPMQPRRGPMARAVAH
- a CDS encoding D-alanyl-D-alanine carboxypeptidase; the encoded protein is MEEASVAGESPDRSKQRESSAEPTSGSGSPVPEARSSARDPRLAVARESISLGGLDTATRVFSVRDLPKTPETPENADESPAEAGAAGSGTSDPEDAPAATEKRPEDAAGPEPADEPGTAEVSDDAEGDSGDACTVEGSGEADSGSEDTGTAEGSDDSEGDSADADGSGERDESAAERDARLRDVVAAWVSKGDASRADSEDGPGKAEPAEQPEDKGTEPADETPEDEPVRDTEAKTDPETDPEPDSEPAPATDAAETAVAEEAPRPDTTDPDTPGARGTARPAPTDPRTDDEPDEAPEDAVPGKAPEDAVPEDADVDDAPPVDQPTAVFKAPRPPVDQPTTMLKLGKAAESKPAEPAEAKPAEAKPATRKPEAEAERTSRFVALKALDEPRESRPKADVTAAVPQVGPERTTQQPLPPKPPLDLLAELTNTPPPPPSPLRTFGRRVKIWTPLLILLVVVFAIVQALRPLPEPTLSLTAKDSYTFDGSKAALPWPEQGQGWMDVEGVGTMGDFGKQTPVAIGSVAKAMTAYIVLKDHPLKSGEEGAKITVDALAEKEAGYNKQGESTLTTVKQGDVLTQRQAIAAIMIPSANNIARLLARWDAGSEAAFIKKMNDTAKELGMKNTKYTDASGLKESTVSTAEDQVKLGNELVKIPALMEITSMGQWIDPSGQKWYNYNYLVPYNGAIGIKTGTTTAAGGNLLFAARKEVGGETVTLVGAILGQHKSPIIKTVNDVSRVAMLAAQDELTSAKILKKGDVVGYVDDGLGGHTPVVLTKDVTAVGWAGFEVKLSFAADDVPHTAKAGTKVGTLTVGDGEGGAVKVPVTLQKDLAEPGLTDKLTRLG